A single genomic interval of Zingiber officinale cultivar Zhangliang chromosome 4A, Zo_v1.1, whole genome shotgun sequence harbors:
- the LOC121970034 gene encoding uncharacterized protein LOC121970034, whose product MAKKSKRQPVQPQRDNVGCMWGLMSLFDFRRGQPTQKLLSDKRHGSNRRTGTGYSKTKLVSLRNSSEIGTLVDETREDQASLGSTSVKTLIEEEMSQLLKKNISRDETQRVTSSLQTDALARCTNKLRCKKLKLVSDNVGNNLTASSSLAGIHSGSIDLTEISSSNFDIPAFLLELYSYTCQQASADSNCKFDFLPSLESICLRGHYHLGELDDSLDEKISLFPHTIADFVQIIVGQKSIVEGLNHGQLAVQRKKLVDQLDATNSDNELFMKLLQGPDSSLLKYIQSLYDVQVRKTSKLGSERSSENVTLLIEENDNSGKCNESDINQLLQKQKRYNFFLRKDKLKGTKQTKENPSSEALNRIVVLRPNRRTSNSSTIISQTSSLQSHDILKHNENSERIASNFSMKEIKRRIRQIINENRKARHVISRDGILHRIPVTSSDYGDSSELINGGSAETSSLNHCRVVKILHESFDLDSKSKKIVSEEEFKSDGNSHISRFTARSESLMYEEAKKHLAEMLDTRVDSFLRIQASKPLDPVLAVLDFSELSPAPSPQRYEFFMSSKETGDPSSQQSDQGELAESSSLAVTSVSTDLNMEGNTEIIELFDTKSIVEFNELALPLKSSGNELINETCEEESITSPCWDSGQEKSPTVVHAKPRPSNLIRENLMALESINEKQEQPSPVSVLGTLTSDDINSLDSAEIEKYYNQVEHQQASHEEGNVVRILESSDLNDSIRDDLEDYEARFDYVKAVLEASDLTNEFPRKWDIEDQLIKPSLFNEIGIFFCSLKDDPKLLFDCINEVLLEIHERFLKCSPWLFFIKKNILPIPVGESLIHEVSKGLEWHLQLHLPNTLDQIVKKDLEGRCWIDLRFEAENITEKICDAILGDVVKQIVCDSWC is encoded by the exons ATGGCAAAAAAATCAAAGAGACAACCAGTGCAGCCTCAAAGGGACAATGTTGGATGTATGTGGGGTTTGATGAGCTTGTTTGATTTCCGCCGAGGCCAACCAACTCAGAAATTGCTTTCAGACAAGAGGCATGGAAGCAATAGGCGTACTG GTACTGGATATTCTAAAACTAAGCTTGTTTCACTCAGAAATTCAAGTGAAATTGGCACT CTTGTTGATGAAACTAGAGAAGATCAGGCAAGTTTGGGTTCGACTAGCGTAAAAACATTAATAGAAGAAGAGATGTCTCAACTTCTCAAAAAGAACATTTCGAGGGATGAAACTCAGAGAGTAACATCTAGCTTGCAAACTGATGCGCTTGCTAGGTGCACCAATAAGCTGAGatgcaaaaaattaaaattagtttctgataatgtgGGAAACAACTTGACTGCTTCTAGCAGCTTGGCTGGGATTCATTCGGGAAGTATAGATCTAACAGAAATATCTTCTAGTAACTTTGACATTCCTGCATTTCTGTTAGAGTTATACAGTTATACATGCCAACAAGCCAGTGCTGATTCTAACTGTaagtttgattttcttccttccTTGGAAAGTATCTGTCTAAGGGGTCATTACCATCTTGGTGAGCTTGACGATAGTCTTGATGAAAAGATCTCTTTATTTCCACACACCATAGCTGATTTTGTTCAGATTATTGTTGGTCAGAAGTCAATTGTTGAAGGACTAAACCATGGACAATTGGCTGTCCAGAGAAAAAAGTTAGTGGATCAATTAGATGCTACAAATTCAGATAACGAGCTATTCATGAAGCTCCTCCAAGGTCCAGATTCATCTTTGCTTAAATATATTCAAAGTCTTTATGATGTTCAGGTTAGGAAAACATCCAAACTAGGATCAGAAAGATCCTCAGAGAACGTCACACTGTTAATAGAGGAGAATGATAATTCAGGTAAGTGCAATGAATCTGACATTAATCAATTACTTCAAAAACAAAAGAGATACAATTTTTTCTTGAGAAAGGACAAGTTAAAGGGGACAAAGCAAACCAAAGAGAACCCAAGTTCCGAAGCTTTGAACAGAATTGTTGTTCTGAGACCAAACCGAAGAACATCAAATTCTTCTACCATTATTAGTCAAACTTCTTCACTGCAGTCCCATGATATACTTAAGCATAATGAAAATAGTGAAAGAATTGCATCCAATTTTTCCATGAAAGAAATTAAGAGGAGAATCCGGCAAATAATCAATGAGAATAGAAAAGCACGACATGTTATTTCCAGGGATGGTATTCTGCACAGAATTCCAGTTACATCCAGTGACTATGGTGATTCATCTGAACTGATAAATGGAGGAAGTGCAGAAACAAGCTCATTAAATCATTGCCGTGTTGTTAAAATTCTTCATGAATCATTTGACCTTGACAGCAAAAGTAAGAAAATTGTTTCAGAAGAAGAATTCAAATCTGATGGCAATAGTCATATTTCTCGCTTCACAGCAAGATCTGAATCTTTGATGTACGAGGAAGCCAAGAAACATCTTGCTGAGATGCTAGACACAAGAGTTGATAGTTTTCTGAGAATCCAAGCTTCAAAACCTTTGGATCCGGTACTTGCTGTTTTAGATTTCAGTGAGCTATCACCTGCACCCAGTCCACAAAGATATGAATTTTTCATGTCATCTAAAGAGACAGGAGATCCCTCATCACAACAGTCAGATCAAGGAG AACTGGCTGAAAGCAGTTCACTGGCAGTAACATCTGTCAGTACAGACTTGAACATGGAAG GAAATACAGAGATCATTGAATTATTTGATACTAAAAGCATTGTGGAATTTAACGAGTTGGCCTTACCATTGAAGTCAAGTGGAAATGAACTAATCAATGAAACATGTGAAGAGGAATCTATTACATCACCATGCTGG GATTCAGGTCAAGAAAAATCACCGACAGTGGTGCATGCCAAGCCTCGACCAAGTAACTTAATTCGGGAAAACTTAATGGCTCTTGAAAGCATCAATGAAAAGCAAGAGCAACCAAGCCCAGTATCTGTTCTAGGAACATTGACATCAGATGATATTAATAGTCTTGACTCTGCTGAAATTGAAAAAT ATTATAATCAAGTGGAACATCAACAAGCTTCTCATGAAGAAGGAAACGTCGTGAGAATTCTAGAATCATCAGATTTAAATGACAGTATAAGAGATGATCTCGAAGATTATGAAGCTAGGTTTGACTATGTTAAGGCAGTCTTGGAAGCTTCTGACCTTACCAATGAATTCCCAAGGAAATGGGATATAGAGGACCAGTTAATCAAACCATCTTTGTTCAACGAAATAGGAATCTTTTTTTGCTCCCTGAAAGATGATCCTAAACTTCTCTTTGACTGCATCAATGAAGTCCTTTTAGAGATACATGAAAGGTTCTTGAAATGTTCCCCATGGCTGTTTTTCATCAAGAAAAACATCCTACCAATCCCTGTAGGTGAAAGCTTAATCCATGAAGTTAGTAAGGGTCTTGAGTGGCATCTTCAACTACATTTGCCCAACACATTAGATCAAATAGTGAAAAAGGACTTGGAGGGTCGATGTTGGATAGATCTCCGGTTTGAAGCTGAGAATATCACTGAGAAGATCTGTGATGCCATCTTAGGcgatgtagtaaaacaaattgtTTGTGACTCTTGGTGTTAA